One Mycolicibacterium fortuitum subsp. fortuitum genomic window carries:
- a CDS encoding glycerol-3-phosphate dehydrogenase/oxidase: MTDPISAPGDGQTFLGPQHRAQAWQRLGSEQFDVVVIGGGVVGAGAALDAATRGLTVALVEARDFASGTSSRSSKMFHGGLRYLEQLEFGLVREALHERELSLTTLAPHLVKPLPFLFPLTNRWWERPYIAAGIFLYDQLGGAKSVPAQKHLTKAGALRLAPGLKRSSLIGGIRYYDTVVDDARHTMTVARTAAHYGAVVRSSSQVVALLREGDRVVGVTLRDSEDGATTDVRGHVVVNATGVWTDEIQALSKERGRFRVRASKGVHIVVPRDRIVSEVAIILRTEKSVLFVIPWGTHWIIGTTDTDWNLDLAHPAATKADIDYILGHVNTVLATPLTHDDIDGVYAGLRPLLAGESEETSKLSREHAVAVPSPGLVAIAGGKYTTYRVMAADAIDAAAQFIPARVAPSITEKVPLMGADGYFALINQTEYVGKQYGLHPYRVRHLLDRYGSLIGEVLKMAEGRPELLAPITDAPVYLKVEAYYAAAAEGALHLEDILARRMRIAIEYPHRGVDCAREVAEVVAPVLGWTAEDVDREVATYIARVEAEVLSQTQPDDESADALRQAAPEARAEILEPVPLT, translated from the coding sequence GTGACTGACCCGATCTCAGCACCGGGCGACGGGCAAACCTTCCTCGGTCCGCAGCACAGGGCGCAAGCCTGGCAACGACTCGGCAGCGAACAATTCGACGTGGTGGTGATCGGCGGCGGTGTCGTCGGCGCCGGTGCTGCGTTGGACGCGGCGACCCGTGGACTCACCGTGGCCCTCGTCGAGGCCCGCGATTTCGCTTCCGGCACATCCAGCCGCAGCTCCAAGATGTTCCACGGAGGTCTGCGCTACCTCGAACAGTTGGAGTTCGGCCTGGTCCGCGAAGCCCTCCACGAGCGGGAACTGAGCCTGACCACCCTCGCGCCGCATCTGGTCAAGCCGTTGCCGTTCCTGTTCCCGTTGACCAACCGTTGGTGGGAGCGGCCTTACATTGCGGCCGGGATCTTCCTGTACGACCAGCTCGGCGGAGCGAAATCGGTTCCCGCACAGAAGCATCTGACCAAAGCCGGCGCACTTCGGCTGGCTCCTGGGCTCAAGCGCAGCTCGCTGATCGGTGGTATCCGCTACTACGACACCGTGGTCGACGATGCCCGTCACACGATGACGGTGGCGCGCACCGCGGCCCACTACGGCGCGGTGGTGCGCTCGTCCAGTCAGGTGGTGGCGTTGTTGCGTGAGGGTGATCGCGTGGTCGGAGTGACCCTGCGTGATTCCGAGGACGGAGCCACCACCGACGTGCGGGGCCATGTCGTGGTCAACGCGACCGGAGTATGGACCGACGAGATTCAGGCACTGTCCAAAGAGCGCGGCCGCTTCCGGGTGCGCGCCTCCAAGGGCGTGCACATCGTGGTGCCGCGCGATCGGATCGTCAGCGAGGTCGCGATCATCCTGCGCACCGAGAAGTCGGTGCTGTTCGTGATTCCGTGGGGTACGCACTGGATCATCGGCACCACCGACACGGACTGGAATCTCGACCTCGCCCACCCCGCCGCGACCAAGGCCGACATCGATTACATCCTCGGCCATGTCAACACCGTGCTGGCGACCCCGTTGACCCATGACGACATCGATGGTGTCTACGCAGGATTGCGTCCGCTACTGGCCGGCGAGAGCGAGGAGACTTCCAAGCTCTCACGTGAGCACGCTGTGGCGGTGCCTTCTCCTGGCTTGGTGGCCATCGCCGGCGGGAAGTACACCACCTACCGCGTGATGGCGGCCGACGCGATTGACGCTGCGGCACAGTTCATCCCGGCGCGGGTGGCACCCTCGATCACCGAGAAGGTCCCGCTCATGGGTGCCGACGGATACTTCGCCCTGATCAATCAGACCGAATACGTCGGCAAGCAATACGGGCTGCACCCGTACCGTGTCCGGCACCTGCTGGACCGTTACGGCTCGCTGATCGGTGAAGTGCTCAAGATGGCCGAGGGGCGGCCCGAGCTGCTGGCCCCGATCACCGATGCGCCGGTATATCTCAAGGTCGAGGCCTACTACGCCGCAGCGGCCGAAGGGGCTCTGCACCTGGAGGACATCCTGGCGCGCCGGATGCGGATTGCCATCGAATACCCGCACCGCGGCGTCGATTGCGCCCGTGAGGTGGCCGAAGTCGTTGCGCCGGTGCTGGGCTGGACGGCCGAGGACGTCGACCGTGAGGTTGCCACCTATATCGCCAGGGTGGAGGCGGAGGTGCTGTCGCAGACCCAGCCCGACGACGAGTCCGCCGATGCACTGCGCCAGGCCGCGCCCGAGGCGCGCGCCGAGATCCTCGAACCCGTGCCGCTGACTTGA
- a CDS encoding SDR family NAD(P)-dependent oxidoreductase: protein MNRETFDHLFDMTDRTVIVTGGTRGIGLALAEGFTLAGARVVVASRKADACERAAQHLRDLGGQAVGVPAHSGNIDDLGALVERTVAEFGGIDVVVNNAANALAQPLGQMTPEAWAKSYEVNLRGPVFLVQHALPHLKASSKAAVLNMVSVGAFNFAPALSIYASGKAALMSVTRSMAAEFAPLGIRVNALAPGPVDTDMMRNNPQEAIDLMKGGTLMKRLASPDEMVGAALLMCSDAGSYMTGQVVIVDGGGTPR from the coding sequence GTGAACCGTGAGACCTTTGACCATCTGTTCGACATGACCGACCGGACCGTGATCGTCACCGGCGGCACCCGAGGCATCGGATTGGCCCTCGCCGAGGGCTTTACGTTGGCCGGCGCCCGGGTGGTGGTGGCCAGCCGCAAGGCCGACGCGTGCGAGCGGGCCGCGCAGCACCTGCGTGACCTCGGGGGACAGGCGGTCGGAGTTCCCGCCCACAGCGGGAACATCGACGATCTGGGTGCCCTCGTGGAGCGCACGGTCGCGGAGTTCGGCGGGATCGACGTGGTGGTCAACAATGCCGCCAATGCGCTGGCGCAGCCGTTGGGACAGATGACGCCGGAGGCCTGGGCCAAGTCCTATGAGGTGAACCTGCGCGGGCCGGTGTTCCTGGTGCAGCACGCGCTGCCGCATCTGAAGGCGAGTTCGAAGGCTGCGGTGCTGAACATGGTGTCGGTCGGGGCGTTCAACTTCGCGCCGGCCTTGTCGATCTACGCCTCGGGAAAGGCCGCGCTGATGTCGGTGACGCGCTCGATGGCGGCCGAGTTCGCCCCGCTGGGCATCAGGGTGAACGCCCTGGCCCCGGGACCGGTCGACACCGACATGATGCGCAACAACCCGCAGGAGGCCATCGACCTCATGAAGGGCGGAACTTTGATGAAGCGTCTGGCCAGCCCCGACGAAATGGTGGGCGCGGCCCTGCTGATGTGTTCGGATGCCGGCAGTTACATGACCGGGCAGGTGGTCATCGTCGACGGAGGCGGTACTCCGCGATGA
- a CDS encoding pseudouridine synthase, translated as MRDGLGPARLRLLGGNVYDELQVRFGIGAKVLAGEVVLPDGTAVDATTTLPAGAHVYFYRDLADEVEVPFGIPVLYRDDDIVVVDKPHFLATMPRGGHVAQTALVRLRRELDLPELSPAHRLDRLTAGVLLFTVRPEVRGRYQRLFAEGKTHKTYLARAAGTATVSLPATLRSRIVKHRGRLQAFEEPGEPNAETYVEEIGGGLYRLSPRTGQTHQLRVHMASIGLPILGDSLYPNVVEVAPDDFDHPLQLLAHRLQFTDPVTGEDREFVSARTLG; from the coding sequence GTGCGGGACGGCCTGGGCCCGGCCCGGTTGCGGTTGCTGGGTGGCAACGTGTACGACGAGCTGCAGGTGCGGTTCGGGATCGGCGCGAAAGTGCTTGCCGGTGAAGTGGTTCTGCCCGACGGGACGGCCGTCGATGCGACGACGACCCTGCCCGCAGGAGCGCACGTCTACTTCTATCGAGACCTGGCGGACGAGGTGGAGGTGCCGTTCGGCATTCCGGTCCTGTACCGCGACGACGACATCGTCGTGGTCGACAAGCCCCACTTCCTGGCCACCATGCCGCGCGGTGGGCATGTCGCACAGACCGCGCTGGTGCGGCTGCGCCGGGAACTCGACCTGCCGGAACTGAGCCCGGCGCACCGCCTGGACCGGCTGACCGCGGGCGTGCTGCTGTTCACCGTGCGCCCTGAGGTCCGGGGAAGGTATCAACGGCTGTTCGCCGAGGGCAAGACCCACAAGACCTACCTGGCTCGTGCCGCCGGCACCGCCACGGTGTCGTTGCCCGCCACCCTGCGGAGCCGGATCGTCAAGCACCGCGGCCGGTTACAGGCCTTCGAGGAACCGGGGGAGCCCAACGCCGAGACCTACGTCGAGGAGATCGGCGGCGGGCTCTACCGCCTGTCGCCCCGCACCGGGCAGACGCATCAGTTGCGCGTGCACATGGCCTCGATCGGGTTGCCGATCCTCGGTGACTCCTTGTACCCCAATGTGGTTGAGGTGGCGCCCGACGATTTCGACCATCCCCTGCAACTGTTGGCCCACCGCCTCCAGTTCACCGACCCGGTCACCGGTGAGGACCGCGAATTCGTGAGTGCCCGAACATTGGGCTGA